The proteins below come from a single Streptomyces tubercidicus genomic window:
- a CDS encoding PP2C family protein-serine/threonine phosphatase — protein sequence MSERLDAGRALRAAAPHALLGTVRDHLAAVYGATSVRLYLTDYGGTVLSPCDDSSGDEDAPLLPISGSAEGRALGSQERREQQVPHGDAIDHHLPVTVRGDRIGILTVRLPGDRSTPAVLDELRQVVDQLGHEILVAERDTDIYQRVRRVSRLTLAAEMQWQLLPARACTAAQYAIGAQLEPAYAVHGDNFDWASDGDELTLTVTNGMGQGVDASLLTHLAVSALRNARRAGVSLADQAALADQAVYGLYQGALHVSTLLMRVDLATGRMEIIDAGSPQMWRLRGKSVERIELDRQLPLGMFEESHYAPESLTVMPGDRLFFVSDGVYDAPSPRGGTYVESALARALHATRLLPAALVPGAVLRDVAEYRAAETLDDALVLCFDWFGDGHD from the coding sequence ATGAGTGAACGCCTCGATGCGGGAAGGGCGCTGCGCGCGGCGGCGCCGCACGCGCTGCTCGGCACCGTGCGTGATCACCTCGCCGCCGTCTACGGGGCGACCTCGGTGCGCCTGTATCTGACGGACTATGGGGGCACGGTCCTCAGTCCGTGCGACGACTCCTCGGGGGACGAGGACGCCCCGCTGCTGCCCATCTCCGGCAGTGCGGAAGGGCGTGCGCTGGGGAGCCAGGAGCGACGCGAGCAGCAGGTGCCGCACGGTGACGCCATCGACCACCATCTCCCGGTGACGGTGCGCGGCGACCGGATCGGCATTCTGACGGTCCGGCTTCCCGGTGACCGTTCCACGCCCGCGGTGCTCGATGAGCTCAGGCAGGTGGTCGACCAGCTGGGACACGAGATCCTGGTCGCCGAGCGGGACACCGACATCTACCAGCGGGTTCGCCGTGTCAGCCGGCTCACCCTGGCGGCGGAGATGCAGTGGCAGCTGCTTCCCGCACGGGCGTGCACCGCCGCGCAGTACGCCATCGGCGCCCAGCTGGAGCCCGCCTATGCCGTGCACGGCGACAACTTCGACTGGGCTTCGGACGGCGATGAGCTGACCCTCACCGTCACCAACGGCATGGGGCAGGGCGTCGATGCCTCGCTCCTCACCCACCTCGCCGTCAGCGCGCTGCGCAACGCCCGGCGGGCCGGTGTCAGCCTCGCGGACCAGGCGGCACTGGCCGACCAGGCGGTATACGGCCTCTACCAGGGCGCGTTGCATGTATCGACGCTGCTGATGCGCGTCGACCTCGCGACGGGGCGGATGGAGATCATCGACGCGGGGTCGCCGCAGATGTGGCGGCTGCGGGGCAAGTCCGTCGAGCGCATCGAGCTGGACAGGCAACTGCCCCTGGGCATGTTCGAGGAGTCCCACTACGCACCGGAGAGCCTCACGGTCATGCCGGGGGACCGGCTGTTCTTCGTGAGCGACGGGGTGTACGACGCGCCCTCGCCGCGCGGCGGAACGTATGTCGAGAGCGCGCTCGCACGGGCGCTGCACGCCACGCGCCTGCTGCCGGCCGCCCTGGTACCGGGTGCGGTCCTGCGCGATGTGGCCGAATACCGTGCGGCGGAGACGCTGGATGATGCCTTGGTGCTGTGTTTTGACTGGTTCGGTGACGGTCACGATTGA
- a CDS encoding STAS domain-containing protein produces the protein MGSAEAAARERVTSVLREEADEISDRWVQLQLAQPSLDGEVSEAELGEEADALVGALLTGLDLGIPVERVVTSHEEMHRTVSEISLRRARRGVSPTATSLAVLSLKEALLEAVQRRTRDGDDLFRSAVLINRLLDSAGALSFETFVEGREEIISRQSQQLLEVSTPVVRLWRQVLAVPLIGTLDTARTQVVMENVLQAIQEHEALVAIIDITGVPTVDTAVAQHLMHTVNAVRLMGADCVISGIRPPIAQTIAQLGIDLSTILTRATLADALREAVKLTEAAGSDHAPLDGR, from the coding sequence TTGGGTTCCGCTGAGGCTGCCGCACGCGAACGAGTCACCAGCGTGCTGCGCGAAGAGGCCGATGAGATCTCGGACCGCTGGGTGCAGTTGCAGCTGGCGCAGCCGTCGCTGGACGGCGAAGTGAGCGAGGCCGAGCTGGGGGAGGAGGCCGACGCCCTGGTCGGTGCCCTGCTGACCGGCCTGGACCTCGGGATCCCGGTCGAGCGCGTGGTCACCTCGCACGAGGAGATGCACCGGACGGTGTCCGAGATCTCCCTGCGCCGCGCCCGCCGGGGGGTTTCCCCCACCGCGACCTCCCTGGCCGTGCTCTCGCTCAAGGAAGCCCTGCTGGAGGCCGTCCAGCGGCGGACCCGCGACGGGGACGACCTCTTCCGCAGCGCCGTGCTGATCAACCGCCTGCTGGACAGCGCCGGGGCGCTCTCCTTCGAGACCTTCGTCGAGGGCCGCGAGGAGATCATCAGCCGGCAGAGCCAGCAGCTGCTGGAGGTGTCCACACCGGTCGTCAGGCTGTGGCGCCAGGTGCTGGCCGTACCGCTGATCGGCACACTCGACACCGCACGCACCCAGGTGGTGATGGAGAACGTTCTCCAGGCCATCCAGGAGCACGAGGCACTGGTCGCGATCATCGACATCACCGGTGTGCCCACCGTCGACACCGCCGTCGCCCAGCACTTGATGCACACCGTCAACGCGGTGCGTCTGATGGGCGCGGACTGCGTCATCAGCGGCATCCGGCCGCCGATCGCCCAGACCATCGCGCAACTCGGGATCGACTTGTCGACGATCCTGACCCGCGCCACCCTCGCCGACGCCCTCCGGGAGGCCGTGAAGCTGACCGAGGCCGCCGGATCGGACCACGCGCCATTGGACGGGCGATGA
- a CDS encoding STAS domain-containing protein: MSTPASGSVPILRLGDVLVTGLLNELDDKTAVAFTEELTSRISSDRARGVLIDISRLEIVDSFVARTLMELTTMARLLGARVIVAGMRPPVAITLVELGLQLTGVETALNAEQGMAAMGWRQSPQPSGGGLGEFRPEH, from the coding sequence ATGAGTACGCCCGCCTCGGGCAGCGTCCCGATCCTGCGCCTGGGGGACGTGCTGGTCACCGGCCTCCTCAACGAACTCGACGACAAGACCGCCGTGGCGTTCACCGAGGAGCTGACCAGCCGGATCAGCAGCGACCGGGCCCGTGGTGTCCTCATCGACATCTCCCGGCTGGAGATCGTCGACTCCTTCGTGGCACGTACGCTGATGGAGCTGACCACCATGGCGCGGCTGCTGGGCGCCCGGGTGATCGTCGCCGGGATGCGCCCGCCGGTCGCCATCACCCTGGTCGAGCTGGGGCTCCAGCTCACCGGAGTGGAGACGGCACTCAACGCCGAACAAGGAATGGCCGCGATGGGCTGGCGCCAGAGCCCGCAGCCGTCCGGAGGGGGCCTGGGTGAGTTCCGCCCGGAACACTGA
- a CDS encoding anti-sigma regulatory factor, which translates to MSSARNTDHTVALATTVPGAAGRDAMTERTVHHVRTEEDLLTVRHAVRAATLRAGFSIVDQTRVVTAASELARNAYIHGGGGSVTIDQLTLGGKAGLRLTVKDDGPGILDADAALADGFTTGAGLGHGLGGARRLMNDFELHTVPGQGTTVIATRWAGR; encoded by the coding sequence GTGAGTTCCGCCCGGAACACTGACCACACGGTGGCTCTCGCCACCACGGTGCCCGGCGCCGCCGGCCGTGACGCGATGACGGAGCGGACGGTCCATCATGTGCGCACCGAAGAAGACCTGTTGACGGTCCGTCATGCCGTACGGGCGGCCACGCTGCGTGCCGGATTCAGCATCGTCGACCAGACACGGGTGGTCACCGCCGCCAGCGAGCTGGCACGCAACGCCTATATCCACGGCGGAGGCGGCTCGGTGACCATTGACCAGCTGACGCTGGGCGGGAAGGCCGGACTGCGGCTGACGGTCAAGGACGACGGGCCCGGCATCCTGGACGCCGACGCGGCGCTGGCCGACGGCTTCACCACCGGCGCGGGACTCGGCCACGGCCTGGGGGGTGCCCGGCGCCTGATGAACGACTTCGAACTGCACACCGTGCCCGGCCAGGGCACGACCGTGATCGCCACGCGATGGGCGGGGCGGTGA
- a CDS encoding SpoIIE family protein phosphatase: protein MSFPETSPTAHIAVDHYSAVHLAAETARAVAGRCGLPGALPDQAAVIASELAGNVAKHAHSGSLFIQPLPLGGGMEIVAADHGPGMGELQQCLADGYTTSNTLGAGLGAVQRIATALTIRTQPGAGTLVCARLTQPDATPPAAGQEVGVICLPADREQLSGDACAVVDQDTARTAIVVDGLGHGPQAAEAAQTAIRSFHRAPDLPLPELLTVIHRALRRTRGAAVGLLRLHPGRAEYSGIGNVRVLTLAPLEVGHRLTGQPGIAGLNMTPPQVRAFPVPPGATAVLYSDGIDQQWARSPSAFVHRLPPSLLGASLALSHRLSRDDATVIAARPQRLP, encoded by the coding sequence GTGAGTTTCCCCGAGACGTCGCCGACGGCGCATATCGCCGTGGACCACTACAGCGCCGTTCATCTCGCCGCCGAGACCGCGCGTGCGGTCGCCGGGCGCTGCGGCCTGCCCGGCGCCCTGCCCGACCAGGCCGCCGTCATCGCCTCGGAACTGGCCGGCAACGTGGCCAAACACGCGCACAGCGGCTCGCTGTTCATTCAACCCCTGCCCCTGGGCGGCGGGATGGAGATCGTCGCCGCGGACCACGGCCCCGGCATGGGCGAACTCCAGCAGTGCCTCGCCGACGGCTACACCACCAGCAACACACTCGGCGCCGGGCTGGGTGCCGTGCAGCGGATAGCGACCGCCCTCACCATCCGTACACAGCCCGGGGCCGGCACCCTCGTCTGCGCGCGCCTCACCCAGCCCGACGCCACACCCCCGGCAGCAGGCCAGGAGGTGGGAGTCATCTGTCTGCCGGCGGACCGCGAGCAACTCAGCGGTGACGCCTGTGCGGTCGTCGATCAGGACACCGCCCGCACCGCGATCGTGGTCGACGGCCTCGGTCACGGCCCGCAAGCGGCCGAGGCCGCGCAGACCGCGATACGTTCCTTCCACCGGGCACCGGACCTTCCGCTGCCCGAACTCCTCACCGTCATCCACCGAGCGCTGCGCCGCACCCGGGGCGCGGCGGTGGGCCTGCTGCGCCTGCACCCCGGCCGCGCGGAGTACAGCGGCATCGGCAATGTACGGGTCCTGACGCTGGCACCGCTCGAAGTGGGCCACCGCCTGACCGGCCAGCCCGGTATAGCCGGCCTGAACATGACGCCGCCGCAGGTGCGGGCCTTCCCCGTACCGCCCGGTGCCACCGCGGTGCTGTACTCCGACGGCATCGACCAGCAATGGGCCCGGTCGCCCTCGGCGTTCGTGCACCGGCTGCCGCCGAGCCTCCTCGGTGCGTCCCTCGCCCTCAGCCACCGCCTCAGCCGCGACGATGCGACCGTGATCGCCGCCCGACCTCAGAGACTCCCGTGA
- a CDS encoding PP2C family protein-serine/threonine phosphatase: MSPHPHTFHTLPSLRRAVRGICEAHRLPSPNGARLLLSVSRMATAALDAGGPVRLEAVQQTAPGGTTLLAVTLHAEPTPASLLPADLPLPGQATPDGTVAWHVPLGEGGGEEPPPSAVLPKPLGAAPAPGRTREAAAAEAYEAEIAALESDLGAALSRVDTLSTELHRLKNELAETNSGVLALYVQLEERDEQLRRAHGQILRELEDALRPPPITVSGMDLAVHYAPADPDAPTGGDFYDWLLLPDGTVHITVVDALGHGVRSTRSALNVTHAVRTLALEGHPLESIVAHTHDILAPFDPDLMATVLLARIHPETGALRLANGSHPPALVVRADGTADYLEVRGRGIGFPLPGSESVLEDTLHEGDLLMLYTDGLTESRRDPIEGEARLVKTAQAHARRPVREIPGAVAEDMHTVILHPDDTLALAVRRAENPQVKNPLAGQS, encoded by the coding sequence GTGAGCCCCCACCCCCACACCTTCCACACCCTGCCGAGCCTGCGCCGCGCCGTCCGGGGTATCTGCGAAGCGCACCGGCTTCCGTCCCCCAACGGAGCGCGTCTGTTGCTCTCCGTATCCCGGATGGCCACGGCCGCCCTCGACGCCGGCGGCCCCGTCCGCCTGGAGGCCGTCCAGCAGACCGCGCCCGGTGGAACAACGCTGCTGGCCGTGACGCTGCACGCCGAACCGACACCGGCGTCACTGCTCCCGGCCGATCTGCCGCTTCCCGGGCAGGCCACGCCCGACGGCACCGTGGCCTGGCACGTCCCGCTCGGCGAAGGGGGAGGGGAGGAGCCGCCGCCATCTGCCGTGCTGCCCAAGCCACTTGGAGCCGCGCCCGCCCCGGGCCGCACCCGCGAGGCAGCGGCCGCCGAGGCGTATGAGGCGGAGATCGCGGCGCTCGAAAGCGATCTCGGGGCCGCGCTCTCCCGGGTCGACACCCTCAGCACCGAACTGCACCGGCTCAAGAACGAACTCGCCGAGACCAACAGCGGTGTGCTCGCCCTCTACGTCCAACTGGAGGAGCGGGACGAGCAGCTGCGCCGGGCGCACGGGCAGATCCTGCGCGAGCTGGAGGATGCGCTACGGCCCCCGCCGATCACCGTCAGCGGGATGGACCTCGCCGTCCACTACGCACCGGCCGATCCCGACGCACCCACGGGCGGTGACTTCTACGACTGGCTGCTGCTTCCCGACGGGACGGTGCACATCACGGTCGTGGACGCGCTGGGCCACGGCGTGCGCAGTACCCGCAGCGCGCTCAACGTCACGCATGCCGTGCGCACCCTGGCCCTCGAAGGCCATCCGCTGGAATCCATCGTGGCCCATACGCATGACATCCTCGCGCCGTTCGACCCCGACCTCATGGCCACCGTCCTGCTTGCCCGGATTCACCCGGAAACCGGTGCGCTGCGGCTGGCCAACGGCAGCCATCCGCCGGCCTTGGTCGTCCGCGCCGACGGGACCGCCGACTACCTGGAGGTCCGCGGCCGGGGCATCGGATTTCCGCTGCCCGGCAGCGAGTCGGTGCTGGAGGACACCCTGCACGAGGGCGACCTGCTGATGCTCTACACCGACGGCCTGACGGAGAGCCGGCGGGACCCCATCGAAGGCGAGGCGCGACTCGTCAAGACCGCCCAGGCCCATGCCCGCCGCCCGGTGCGCGAGATCCCCGGCGCCGTCGCGGAGGACATGCACACCGTCATCCTGCATCCGGACGACACGCTCGCCCTGGCCGTCCGCCGGGCGGAGAACCCACAGGTCAAGAACCCCCTGGCGGGGCAGTCGTGA
- a CDS encoding ATP-binding protein translates to MQHRLAIDEYPSQLVQRVCHPGSAADARDFVRSFAALLRPEPSAPTTQNLLLLVSELVANALRHAGAVTALHLSADQERIEVFVEDPSPTPPQERSPDLSGSQGGFGWPMVHSLAQHVAVLPGPSGGKTVQAALPR, encoded by the coding sequence ATGCAACACCGGCTAGCGATTGACGAGTATCCGTCCCAGCTGGTGCAGCGTGTCTGTCATCCGGGTTCCGCGGCGGACGCCCGCGATTTCGTCCGGAGCTTCGCTGCGCTGCTCCGTCCCGAGCCATCCGCACCGACCACCCAGAACCTGCTGCTCCTGGTGTCCGAGCTGGTCGCCAACGCACTACGGCACGCCGGTGCCGTCACGGCCCTGCACCTGAGCGCGGACCAGGAGCGCATCGAGGTCTTCGTCGAGGACCCCAGCCCCACGCCGCCACAGGAGCGCAGCCCCGATCTGTCCGGCAGCCAGGGCGGCTTCGGATGGCCCATGGTGCACTCCCTGGCCCAGCACGTCGCGGTCCTCCCGGGCCCCAGCGGCGGCAAAACGGTACAGGCGGCCCTGCCACGCTGA
- a CDS encoding STAS domain-containing protein has protein sequence MDGEMAVRQEHGALVVAATGPLDIDNVAPLGETLQKAAEDGVARVVVDLSAVTFADSSTVNVLIQAHDALGPALRLAAPSAVLARLFTLTGLDTVLPLYESVAEALDAEPPAPLGAEDGEREG, from the coding sequence ATGGACGGAGAGATGGCCGTGCGGCAGGAGCATGGCGCTCTTGTCGTCGCCGCCACGGGACCCCTCGATATCGACAACGTCGCGCCGCTGGGCGAAACCCTGCAGAAGGCGGCCGAGGACGGCGTCGCCCGGGTCGTCGTCGACCTGTCAGCGGTGACGTTCGCCGACTCCAGCACGGTCAATGTCCTGATCCAGGCACACGACGCACTGGGCCCGGCCCTGCGGCTCGCGGCGCCCTCCGCCGTGCTGGCGCGGCTCTTCACCCTCACCGGGCTCGATACCGTCCTGCCGCTGTACGAGTCCGTGGCGGAAGCCCTCGATGCCGAGCCGCCGGCCCCTCTAGGAGCCGAGGACGGCGAGCGCGAAGGCTAG
- a CDS encoding PP2C family protein-serine/threonine phosphatase — protein MQRREVERALRASAPHALVDTLRAVLAERYGALSVQLLLADHGGTALTPFGATGAAAAPVPVANSAEGRAFGGRQPHQQTRHGDVVQHHLPVTVRGERTGLLTVRLPAERSVPDTIHDLVHAAGALGHELLVAERDTDVYRRARRLSRLTLAAEMQWQLLPASACSADEYAIGAQLEPAHDTHGDNYDWASDADELTLAVTDGMGTGVHASMLTHLAVNALRNARRAGISIEDQAALADQALYAQYRGAAHVSTLLLRFDFATGRAQAVDAGSPQLWRMRGRAIERVELDPQMPLGMFEETHYKAQEFEVRSGDRLVVVSDGVYAARSPQGDTYEERALARGIHAGRLLPAAAVPRALLRDLADFRDAAAPDDALVVCVDWFGKSGDRPLGPANSGGGSAC, from the coding sequence ATGCAACGCCGTGAGGTAGAACGAGCGCTGCGGGCGTCGGCCCCGCACGCTCTGGTGGACACGCTTCGTGCGGTGCTCGCCGAGCGCTACGGAGCCCTCTCCGTGCAGTTGCTGCTCGCGGACCACGGAGGTACGGCGCTCACTCCCTTCGGCGCGACGGGGGCGGCCGCCGCACCGGTCCCCGTCGCTAACAGCGCCGAGGGCAGGGCGTTCGGCGGCCGGCAGCCCCACCAGCAGACCCGGCACGGAGACGTCGTCCAGCACCATCTCCCGGTGACCGTCCGAGGGGAGCGCACCGGCCTGCTCACGGTGCGGCTGCCCGCCGAGCGGTCCGTTCCGGACACCATCCATGACCTTGTCCACGCGGCCGGAGCGCTCGGCCATGAACTCCTGGTGGCCGAGCGCGACACCGACGTCTACCGGCGGGCCCGGCGCCTCAGCCGGCTCACCCTGGCCGCCGAGATGCAATGGCAACTCCTCCCGGCCAGCGCCTGTTCCGCCGACGAGTACGCCATCGGCGCCCAGCTCGAACCCGCCCACGACACCCATGGCGACAACTACGACTGGGCCTCGGACGCCGACGAACTGACCCTCGCCGTCACCGACGGCATGGGCACCGGCGTCCATGCCTCGATGCTCACCCACCTCGCCGTCAACGCGCTGCGCAACGCACGGCGGGCCGGTATCAGCATCGAGGACCAGGCGGCACTGGCCGACCAGGCCCTCTACGCCCAATACCGGGGAGCCGCCCATGTCTCCACCCTGCTGCTGCGCTTCGACTTCGCGACGGGCCGGGCCCAGGCCGTGGACGCCGGGTCGCCCCAGCTGTGGCGGATGCGGGGAAGAGCAATCGAGCGCGTAGAACTCGATCCCCAGATGCCGCTCGGCATGTTCGAGGAGACGCACTACAAGGCGCAGGAATTCGAGGTGCGGTCCGGGGACCGGCTGGTCGTCGTCAGCGACGGCGTGTACGCGGCGCGGTCGCCACAGGGCGATACCTACGAGGAGCGTGCCCTGGCCCGGGGCATCCACGCCGGCCGGCTGCTCCCGGCCGCCGCCGTGCCCCGCGCCCTACTGCGTGACCTGGCCGACTTCCGTGATGCGGCAGCGCCGGATGACGCGCTGGTGGTCTGCGTCGACTGGTTCGGGAAGTCGGGAGACCGGCCGCTCGGGCCCGCGAACTCCGGCGGCGGTAGCGCCTGTTAG
- a CDS encoding DUF4190 domain-containing protein, producing the protein MTSARIPLKTGPHPQADRMAVAAFICGLLGILVFNIFFGPCALFFGAAALYRGTIRRLRAYLGLLFGTVDLVLLAVLSARSGTISWHL; encoded by the coding sequence ATGACCTCCGCCCGGATCCCGCTGAAGACCGGACCGCACCCGCAGGCCGACCGGATGGCCGTCGCCGCGTTCATTTGCGGCCTGCTGGGCATCCTGGTGTTCAACATCTTCTTCGGCCCGTGCGCCCTCTTCTTCGGTGCCGCGGCTCTCTACCGCGGCACCATCCGGCGCCTGCGCGCCTACCTGGGCCTGTTGTTCGGCACCGTGGACCTCGTGCTGCTGGCGGTGCTGTCCGCCCGCAGCGGGACCATCAGCTGGCACCTCTGA
- a CDS encoding SOS response-associated peptidase, with product MCGRFVSTRSPQDLADVFDVTRWDPDRALEPSWNVAPTDDVWSVLERVERETGEITRQLRPLRWGLVPSWAKSLKTGAKMINARVETVAEKPAYRRAFAKRRCLLPADGFYEWQTVAATKTAKSYKQPYFISPEDSQVMALAGLYEFWRDPAAEDDDAPGAWWTTCTIITTEATDAAGRVHPRMPLAVAPADWSAWLDPAHHDPGELRALLAAPAAGHLAARAVSTAVNDVRNNGPQLLSEPAEDTGNA from the coding sequence ATGTGTGGCCGATTTGTCTCCACCCGCAGCCCGCAAGATCTGGCGGACGTCTTCGATGTCACCCGCTGGGACCCTGACCGGGCTCTGGAGCCGAGCTGGAATGTGGCGCCGACGGACGATGTCTGGTCGGTGCTGGAACGCGTCGAGCGGGAGACCGGGGAGATCACCCGGCAGTTGCGGCCGCTGCGCTGGGGCCTGGTGCCGTCCTGGGCGAAGAGCCTGAAGACGGGCGCGAAAATGATCAACGCCAGGGTGGAGACCGTCGCGGAGAAACCGGCCTACCGCCGCGCGTTCGCCAAGCGGCGCTGTCTGCTGCCCGCGGACGGGTTCTACGAGTGGCAGACCGTCGCCGCGACCAAGACCGCCAAGTCCTACAAGCAGCCGTACTTCATCAGCCCCGAAGACAGCCAGGTCATGGCGCTCGCCGGCCTGTACGAGTTCTGGCGCGACCCGGCCGCCGAGGACGACGACGCGCCTGGGGCATGGTGGACCACCTGCACGATCATCACCACCGAAGCCACCGATGCCGCCGGCCGCGTCCACCCCCGCATGCCGCTGGCCGTCGCCCCCGCCGACTGGAGCGCCTGGCTCGACCCCGCCCACCACGACCCCGGCGAGCTACGCGCCCTGCTGGCCGCCCCCGCCGCCGGACATCTGGCCGCCCGCGCCGTATCGACCGCGGTCAACGATGTGCGGAACAACGGCCCGCAGCTCCTTTCCGAGCCGGCCGAGGACACCGGCAACGCCTGA
- a CDS encoding winged helix-turn-helix transcriptional regulator → MVTKQFKGSSKSKDEADLTRADSLAREIFSDVANKWAFLIIEAVGDRTLRFTELRDEIEGISHKMLTQNLRMLERNGLVERCVHPTVPPRFEYTLTEPGRALRATVAGMCDWTHQYLGHIETARRRFDD, encoded by the coding sequence ATGGTGACCAAGCAGTTCAAGGGCTCGTCCAAGTCCAAGGACGAAGCGGACCTGACGCGCGCGGACTCGCTGGCGCGGGAGATCTTCTCGGATGTCGCCAACAAGTGGGCGTTCCTGATCATCGAAGCCGTGGGTGACCGCACCCTGCGCTTCACCGAGCTGCGCGACGAGATCGAGGGCATCAGCCACAAGATGCTCACCCAGAACCTGCGCATGCTGGAGCGCAACGGTCTGGTCGAGCGGTGCGTGCATCCGACCGTGCCGCCACGGTTCGAGTACACCCTCACGGAGCCGGGGCGAGCCCTGCGCGCGACGGTTGCCGGGATGTGCGACTGGACCCACCAGTACCTCGGCCATATCGAGACCGCCCGCCGCCGCTTCGACGACTGA
- a CDS encoding helix-turn-helix transcriptional regulator — translation MTRSTSDAMTTPLRTFRITKSRNPVDLLNAATRLFGGSITTSPLDGLAGGEHELRGVAAPDFAVGYFASPLDVRVASAAGRRRSYFVNIGVSGAIAATCGSLHATLDKATAGVVNPGDTQELRPARSRTRFLGLRIDAALVDQEFAALTGQLPTSTVRFDFALDLAKPKGRAVRLLVHSLVEQLDSGDPLFQRAELPRSQLRCIVTALLLAQPHTHTGELRDGPHPSHPRSLRAALSFIETNLSERLTLSDIAAAADCSPRTVSSAFRAQLGLSPLTYVRNLRLDRIREDILTSTDHVSTIAYRWGVSHLGRFAAEYRDRFGELPSDTAARR, via the coding sequence ATGACGCGGTCTACGAGTGACGCCATGACCACTCCCCTGCGCACGTTCCGCATCACCAAATCTCGGAACCCGGTCGATCTGCTCAACGCTGCCACCCGGCTGTTCGGCGGCTCGATCACCACCTCTCCCCTGGACGGCCTGGCCGGCGGCGAGCACGAACTGCGCGGCGTCGCCGCCCCCGACTTCGCGGTCGGCTACTTCGCCTCGCCACTCGACGTCCGCGTCGCTTCGGCGGCCGGCCGCCGCCGCTCCTACTTCGTCAACATAGGTGTGTCCGGCGCAATCGCGGCGACCTGCGGCAGCCTGCACGCGACCCTCGACAAGGCCACCGCAGGAGTCGTGAACCCCGGAGACACTCAGGAGCTGCGCCCCGCTCGCAGCCGGACGCGTTTTCTGGGTCTGAGGATCGATGCCGCCCTCGTCGACCAGGAGTTCGCCGCGCTCACCGGGCAACTGCCGACATCGACCGTACGCTTCGACTTCGCCCTGGACCTGGCCAAACCCAAGGGCCGGGCGGTACGGCTGCTGGTGCATTCCCTCGTGGAGCAGCTGGACTCAGGAGACCCCTTGTTCCAGCGTGCGGAGCTGCCGCGCAGCCAGCTGCGATGCATTGTCACCGCCCTGCTGCTGGCTCAGCCCCACACCCATACCGGCGAGCTTCGGGACGGCCCTCATCCCAGTCACCCGCGCTCTTTACGCGCGGCTCTCTCCTTCATCGAAACGAACCTCTCGGAACGCCTCACCCTCAGCGACATCGCCGCCGCCGCAGACTGCAGCCCACGGACCGTCAGCTCCGCATTCCGCGCCCAACTCGGGCTGTCTCCCCTCACCTACGTCCGCAACCTGAGGCTGGACCGGATCCGCGAGGACATCCTCACCTCCACCGATCACGTCAGCACCATCGCCTACCGGTGGGGCGTCTCCCACCTGGGCCGCTTCGCCGCCGAGTACCGCGACCGCTTCGGCGAACTGCCCTCCGACACGGCGGCCCGCCGGTAG